A genome region from Arthrobacter sp. SLBN-100 includes the following:
- the rpsK gene encoding 30S ribosomal protein S11, with amino-acid sequence MPPKTRGAVRKPRKKDKKNIALGQAHIKSTFNNTIVSITDPNGAVISWASSGEVGFKGSRKSTPFAAQMAAEAAAKRAQEHGMRKVDVFVKGPGSGRETAIRSLQAAGLEVGSIQDVTPAAHNGCRPPKRRRV; translated from the coding sequence ATGCCCCCGAAGACTCGTGGCGCGGTTCGCAAGCCGCGTAAGAAGGACAAAAAGAATATCGCGCTGGGCCAGGCGCACATCAAGAGCACGTTCAACAACACCATCGTGTCCATCACGGACCCGAACGGCGCTGTTATCTCTTGGGCTTCCTCAGGTGAGGTCGGCTTCAAGGGCTCGCGTAAGTCCACCCCGTTCGCCGCCCAGATGGCTGCCGAAGCTGCGGCAAAGCGTGCCCAGGAGCACGGCATGCGCAAGGTTGACGTTTTCGTCAAGGGACCGGGCTCAGGACGCGAAACCGCGATCCGTTCGCTGCAGGCCGCCGGCCTCGAGGTTGGCTCCATTCAGGACGTCACCCCCGCTGCCCACAACGGCTGCCGTCCGCCGAAGCGCCGCCGCGTCTAA
- the rpsM gene encoding 30S ribosomal protein S13, whose amino-acid sequence MARLAGVDIPREKRLEIALTYIYGVGKTRAHETLAATGISADVRVKDLTDAQLVELRDYIEGNYKVEGDLRREVAADIRRKVEIGSYEGIRHRKGLPVRGQRTKTNARTRKGPKRTVAGKKKAR is encoded by the coding sequence ATGGCTCGTCTCGCTGGCGTAGACATTCCCCGCGAAAAGCGGCTGGAAATTGCGCTTACTTACATCTACGGCGTGGGCAAGACCCGTGCACACGAAACCCTGGCCGCCACTGGCATCAGCGCTGACGTTCGCGTCAAGGACCTGACTGATGCCCAGCTGGTTGAGCTGCGTGACTACATCGAAGGCAACTACAAGGTTGAGGGTGACCTTCGCCGCGAAGTAGCAGCCGATATCCGCCGCAAGGTTGAAATCGGCAGCTACGAAGGTATCCGCCATCGCAAGGGCCTGCCAGTACGCGGACAGCGTACGAAGACGAACGCGCGTACCCGCAAGGGCCCGAAGCGCACCGTTGCAGGCAAGAAGAAGGCCCGTTAA